Below is a window of Dictyostelium discoideum AX4 chromosome 1 chromosome, whole genome shotgun sequence DNA.
GAATATGTTAACAGTATAGTTTTTATCTTGAACATTTGTTAACTCTGTTGGAgtattaaattcaatcttCTGTGGTTTATACTTCATCTCTGATTCAACAGCTTTTGGAATTGGAACGGTTGTATCAGGAACTAGTTTTATACCATATGAGTCTTTGACGTATTCTTTAAGTTTGTTGATGTTTTTATGAACATCATGTTGCTGGCTTTGTTGATGTAACTGTTTAACAATgttttgattataaaaagaGTTAAGAGTATAAAGTGAATCTTTGTTCACTGGGTAATCATTATCCTCAAGGTGATGATATTgtgaaattttataatttttatttaaaatctttgaCTTGGACTCATCACCTTCATCGAGTCATTGTTGCTTTTTGGCTGATGGACCTGGATTGGCTTTGGCATCGACCGGATCAATTCTACATGTAGATGTGGAGTGATTTGATTTACCACAATTGAGACAGTAGCCTTTGTTTTGACGGTAAACGATGAAACTGCTTCTTATCTTTTTGAGGTCTACCTTAGAGTCTTTTCTTATTTCGGGTAATATTGCAGCTCTAATCTTATCAGCTTGAGCATCAAAGGAATTCCTGTTATGAGAGTTATGATTTGGAGTAGCatgattcttttttaatagaaaCTTCTCATCAGTATTCGATGCAGAATCGGAAGGTCTTCTTCTCGAGAACTTATCAGCATTGTTAAGAACCAACTCGGTGATGGCTTCACGACACTCGGTGATATCGGTTTGAGTGTTGAGTTTGATTGCAACATCAGTTTGTAACCAGTCTGGTACGACCATCTTTAACAAAGCAAGgatattattatctaaaattGATCTTAGATACTCTAATTGAACTTCAGCAGTACCATGGATGAGATACACCGGATTAATTACATTGTGGTAACTCATAATGGCTTCGATGTTTTTTATAACATCTTGGGCTGAGTAGCAGTTACGATGGTTAATAGCTTCGACTACTTTAGTGTTGGCAGCTTCGTAGTCAGTTTTGAATGGAACCANNNNNNNNNNNNNNNNNNNNNNNNNNNNNNNNNNNNNNNNNNNNNNNNNNNNNNNNNNNNNNNNNNNNNNNNNNNNNNNNNNNNNNNNNNNNNNNNNNNNTGGCATTACTATTGCTACTGTTTCCTGTAGTGTTATTACCACTTGAGTTAACTGATTTCTTGACATTGGACTTGgaatgataattcaattttaacaatGATTGTTTAGCTTCGTTGTTCTTTCTGATTGACTTGGCTAGCTTTCTTACACGTTCAGTTTCAGTTTCATCAAACATCTTTGGTGTATCCTTGATCTTAATTGGTAAGAGTACTTCAGAACCATAGATTTCTTTAGCGATGTTGTTACGACGGACACGACTAAGCGATGCTTGAGCATTAACGGCTAAGACGATTGCACTCTGAGTTAAATAACTAATAAGTTCTACATCGACATTAGAGCTATCAGATGATAACATACTTGACATGAGAAGCAAAGGTTTTAAGCTATCGTTGATTCGCTTTTCGACAATCAACAAGTCAGTATCATTGTTCTTGACGTTGGATGATACAGAAATACCTTCAGGTGTACCGAATGGAGCGACATTCACTTGGATGTGAGATGGAAAGTTGAATACTTTATTCAATGCGGATATCTTATCTTTCTTGAGTACATTCTTCGACAAGTGAAAACCTATTGTTTACCATATGTTTGTACTGACCAAGTAAAGTATCGGATAATTGATAATCGGTTGGAACATCGACATTGTTACTTGATTCATCTTCACTTTGTTCATTCTCGGTGTCAGAGTTATCATGAGAAGGTTGGCTACGTGAATTGGTATTATATGAGAACATAGGTTCTTTCATGAATCTAGTAAAGGCTAAGGAAAGGTTGTTGATTTGATCCTCCATTGATTTCATTCTTAAATCAAAGGATTCAGCGCTATTAAAGGCAGAGGTATTGCTACTAAAGgcttcatattattattatcagtgGTAGACatattttattgttgatatctaaaattataatatgagaaaaataataatattaaaaatttataaagagaaataattatttgtataaaatttgtgtgtgtgtgtatcttaaatatatataggaGGAATtcccaaataaaaattgtttttagtttttagtgCTACTATTTATacgtttttattttcttaaaaatttcgcaaaactcaaaaaaataagagtTTTCGACCCTTCACAACTTTGTGCATAGTGTCGGTTCGgaatttttcagtttttcGACCTTGCGCAATGATCGCGTCATTGTGCCGGTTcgaaatttttacttttctttcgaaaattttttattcttcgaatgttctagaacattctaaaaaattatcttaaatatttgggaaattcaaataaataaatgttattcataatatatatatatatatgataatataaaaGACTGATCAATACCCATCACTAATTTACCATTAGGGCAGGGGATCTCACGGATACTAGATTGCGCAAAACTTCCCGTATTCTCATCAATAAGAAGATATGTGGTGATTGTATCCACAGTGGGGGCTGGGATGGTCCCAATGCCGTGTTCCAGGCCTGATAAAACTTATCAGAATTAGAACCGCCATCTTGCACAACTATCGCTGGTGTTAATGTAGCAGCCGCAACAAACAACCCttgatcaaattttaatctaTTTCCTGCCTTCGCACTAATACGCACATCTCAACTATCGGAAGCAGGACCCGCCATCATATTTAAAATGATAGGTGTGCCGCCATCTTCCATGTACGCTATGAGTGTTGCGTTCTGAATTGTAGGACCTAGTGCACCATTACCGTAAGCTTGAATGAACTGGCCCTTAGGGGTAGGAATACCGTTATCGCGCCTGGAGCTGATAATATTTCGTTGTCCGTAACATCCTGTTTCGTGTAAGCCGTGTGAGTAGCCACTGATACTTTGGGTGCTGTAAAGACGTCTTTCACAATGTCATTAATCTCTGCAGCGGTCACAACACCGCCCTGGATAACTTCCTCTATGTCTGGTAATCCTCcgttaccaccaccaccgccCGCTAATGCGATTATATCGCCTAACGTTGCTTTCCTTAAGGCTAATCGTCCATCTTCATTTAGTTGGGAAATCGCAACAATCTCCTGACCCGTTATAGTTTGAGCTGCTGGTAATGTAGAAAATTTAACAGCCATAATAACGCTCCATAATTCAACCGATTTAAATGctaaaatatcaatatatTGCAATGGTCAAAGCATGGGGTTTTATAGGAGCCCTACTAGACTCTCTCGTTTAAACTTTATACACtacttattattattgatttaaaaatgagTGCAGGACTCATTAAGGCTTGCACAGGGAATTGAACCCCAATCCACGTTATCGTTGGTGGCTCTAGGCCGCTGTGAGCTACATACATTCTGTCAGAAAGGTAACCTACGTCCCTCCAACTTTAACGCACTCTATTGTTGAGCTATACAAGCATAACATAAATGACCCAGCCTCGCAGTATTTATTACATTCGCAGCGGCGATGCACGCCTAACCACACAGTTTATGAACCCACTAGATTATCAGATCCCGACTGGAAGTTTTGTCACGAACTCTATTGTAGGGTAATTAATCCTACGGTCAAGCCGTCTACCAATTAGTTAAGTACCTAGTAAATGTTCAACGATTAAGACATCATCCTCTGGACTCAGTCCGTATCTGTTCTTTGCGTGTCTGGCTATTACTGGCTTATTTGTTTGCAGTGGGTCTTTGCTATCATCGCTGAGACTTGGATGATAAAAATACCAACCAAGTCTTGTTCACCGCTCCACGTATAAGGGGAAAATATTGTCTCCTCAAGACAGCCCGAAGGTAGTCGGTGGCTAACCACAGCCCAACTCACCTTTTGCTCAGGATTTACCCTAAAAGGCTATTAACTTTATAACCTCATCTTTGAGTGCGATTAGCTTTCCTTTTAAACCAGCAAGCTTT
It encodes the following:
- a CDS encoding hypothetical protein (LTR-RETROTRANSPOSON SKIPPER, GAG (GAG)), coding for MVVPDWLQTDVAIKLNTQTDITECREAITELVLNNADKFSRRRPSDSASNTDEKFLLKKNHATPNHNSHNRNSFDAQADKIRAAILPEIRKDSKVDLKKIRSSFIVYRQNKGYCLNCGKSNHSTSTCRIDPVDAKANPGPSAKKQQ